The Pseudomonas sp. DG56-2 genome contains a region encoding:
- a CDS encoding LysR family transcriptional regulator, with amino-acid sequence MELRHLRYFIAVAQELHFGRAAQNLGISQPPLSQQIQALEQELGARLFERTNRRVALSEAGRLFLEEARLVLAQVDKAADVARRAQLGELGEMKIGFTSSAPFNSSIPKAIYAFRQRFPAVHLNLSEMSSQAVADALLDESIEVGLMRPLALPESLVAKELFREPLVAVINAAHPLAQGNEAGVHLAALADEPFVFFPRSYGSGLYAQLLNLARQAGFSPHFAQEASEVMTIIGLVSAGLGVSVLPASFQRMRIDGVVYRQLLDEGADTAVWLVQRRASSTTMADAFASLLCDEQLH; translated from the coding sequence ATGGAATTGCGCCACCTGCGCTACTTCATTGCCGTTGCCCAAGAGCTGCATTTTGGCCGGGCGGCGCAGAATCTGGGAATTTCCCAGCCGCCGCTGAGCCAGCAGATTCAAGCGCTGGAGCAAGAGCTGGGAGCGCGCCTGTTTGAACGTACCAATCGTCGGGTCGCGCTCAGCGAGGCGGGGCGGCTGTTTCTCGAGGAGGCACGCTTGGTCCTGGCACAGGTCGACAAAGCGGCGGATGTCGCCCGTCGCGCGCAGTTAGGCGAACTGGGTGAAATGAAAATCGGCTTTACCTCGTCAGCGCCGTTCAACTCCAGCATCCCCAAGGCCATCTACGCCTTTCGCCAGCGTTTTCCGGCGGTGCACTTGAATCTCAGCGAAATGAGCAGTCAGGCGGTCGCCGACGCCTTGCTCGACGAGTCCATCGAAGTCGGGTTGATGCGCCCGCTGGCCCTGCCCGAGAGCCTGGTTGCAAAGGAGCTGTTTCGCGAGCCACTGGTGGCGGTGATCAACGCCGCTCATCCGCTGGCCCAGGGCAACGAAGCGGGCGTGCATTTGGCCGCGCTGGCCGATGAGCCGTTCGTGTTCTTCCCGCGCAGCTATGGCAGTGGCTTGTACGCACAGTTGCTCAATCTGGCACGCCAGGCCGGATTCAGTCCGCACTTTGCCCAAGAGGCGAGTGAGGTGATGACGATCATCGGATTGGTGTCGGCGGGGCTGGGTGTGTCGGTGTTGCCGGCTTCATTCCAGCGTATGCGTATCGATGGCGTGGTGTACCGCCAGCTCCTGGATGAAGGCGCGGACACGGCGGTCTGGCTGGTACAGCGACGAGCCTCTTCGACGACGATGGCCGATGCCTTTGCGAGCCTTTTGTGTGACGAGCAACTTCATTGA
- a CDS encoding ParA family protein has protein sequence MRRVVFNQKGGVGKSSIACNLAAVSANEGYRTLLIDLDAQANSTQYLTGLTGEDIPMGIADFFKQTLSSGPFAKKNKVDIYETPFDNLHVVTATAELADLQPKLEAKHKINKLRKLLDELDEDYDRIYLDTPPALNFYAVSALIAADRVLIPFDCDSFSRQALYGLLAEIEELKEDHNEDLQVEGIVVNQFQARASLPQQMLDELLAEGLPVLPVYLNSSVKMRESHQASLPLIHLEPRHKLTQQFVELHSLLEENA, from the coding sequence ATGCGGCGCGTGGTGTTCAATCAGAAAGGTGGTGTGGGCAAATCGAGCATCGCTTGCAACCTTGCGGCGGTGAGTGCCAATGAAGGCTATCGAACCTTGCTGATCGACCTGGATGCTCAGGCTAACTCGACCCAGTACCTCACCGGTTTGACCGGCGAGGACATTCCCATGGGCATTGCCGACTTCTTCAAGCAAACCCTGTCGTCCGGGCCGTTTGCCAAGAAGAACAAGGTGGATATCTACGAGACCCCCTTCGACAACCTGCACGTGGTGACCGCCACTGCCGAGTTGGCTGATCTGCAGCCCAAGCTCGAGGCCAAACACAAGATCAACAAGCTGCGCAAATTGCTCGACGAGCTGGACGAGGATTACGACCGGATCTATCTGGATACCCCGCCAGCGCTGAACTTTTACGCAGTTTCTGCGTTGATCGCTGCTGATCGCGTGTTGATCCCTTTTGACTGCGATAGCTTTTCACGCCAAGCGCTGTACGGCCTGCTGGCCGAAATCGAGGAACTCAAGGAAGACCATAACGAAGACCTGCAGGTTGAAGGCATCGTGGTCAATCAGTTCCAGGCGCGCGCCAGTCTACCCCAGCAGATGCTAGATGAACTGCTGGCCGAGGGCTTGCCGGTACTGCCGGTGTACCTCAACAGCTCGGTGAAAATGCGTGAGTCGCATCAAGCCAGCTTGCCTTTGATTCATCTGGAGCCGCGGCACAAGCTGACTCAGCAGTTTGTCGAACTGCACTCGCTGCTCGAAGAAAACGCCTAG
- a CDS encoding FAD-dependent oxidoreductase — MAERLSNDFQFIEVGRKDPKKKLLRQRKKEFVEIYEPFKPQQSAEQAHRCLGCGNPYCEWKCPVHNFIPNWLKLVSEGNILAAAELSHQTNTLPEVCGRVCPQDRLCEGACTLNDGFGAVTIGSVEKYITDTAFAMGWRPDMSKVKPTGKRVAIIGAGPAGLGCADVLVRGGVTPVVFDRNPEIGGLLTFGIPEFKLEKTVLSNRREVFTGMGIEFRLNTEVGKDISMEQLLEEYDAVFMGMGTYTYMKGGFPGEDLPGVHDALDFLVANVNRNLGFEKSPEDFVDMKGKKVVVLGGGDTAMDCNRTSIRQGAKAVTCAYRRDEANMPGSRKEVKNAKEEGVKFLYNRQPIAIVGEDKVEGVKVVETRLGEPDARGRRSPEPIPGSEEIIPADAVVIAFGFRPSPAPWFQQFDIQTDSQGRVVAPEKNTFKHQTSNPKIFAGGDMVRGSDLVVTAIFEGRNAAEGILDYLEV; from the coding sequence ATGGCTGAACGTCTAAGTAATGACTTCCAGTTCATCGAGGTCGGGCGCAAAGATCCGAAGAAGAAACTGTTGCGTCAACGCAAGAAGGAGTTCGTGGAAATCTACGAACCCTTCAAACCCCAGCAGTCGGCTGAACAGGCTCACCGCTGTCTGGGCTGTGGCAACCCGTACTGCGAGTGGAAGTGCCCGGTGCACAACTTCATCCCTAACTGGTTGAAGCTGGTCTCCGAAGGCAACATCCTCGCTGCTGCGGAGCTGTCGCACCAAACCAACACCTTGCCGGAAGTGTGCGGCCGGGTGTGCCCTCAGGATCGTCTGTGCGAGGGCGCGTGCACCCTCAATGACGGTTTTGGTGCGGTGACTATCGGTTCGGTGGAGAAGTACATCACCGACACCGCCTTCGCCATGGGCTGGCGCCCAGACATGTCCAAGGTCAAACCGACCGGTAAACGTGTCGCAATTATCGGTGCCGGCCCCGCGGGCCTTGGCTGTGCCGACGTACTGGTGCGCGGCGGTGTAACCCCGGTGGTGTTCGATCGCAACCCGGAAATCGGTGGCCTGCTGACCTTCGGCATTCCCGAATTCAAGCTGGAAAAGACCGTGCTGAGCAATCGTCGCGAAGTCTTCACGGGCATGGGTATCGAGTTCCGTCTCAACACCGAGGTGGGCAAGGACATCAGCATGGAACAACTGCTCGAAGAGTACGATGCAGTGTTCATGGGCATGGGTACCTACACCTACATGAAGGGCGGCTTCCCGGGTGAAGACCTGCCGGGTGTACATGATGCCCTGGATTTCCTGGTGGCCAACGTCAACCGCAACCTGGGCTTCGAAAAATCGCCGGAAGACTTCGTCGACATGAAAGGCAAGAAGGTTGTGGTGCTTGGCGGCGGCGATACCGCGATGGATTGCAACCGCACATCCATCCGCCAGGGTGCCAAGGCGGTGACCTGTGCCTACCGTCGTGACGAAGCCAACATGCCCGGTTCGCGCAAAGAGGTGAAGAACGCCAAGGAGGAGGGCGTGAAGTTCCTCTACAACCGCCAGCCAATTGCCATCGTCGGTGAAGACAAGGTTGAAGGCGTCAAGGTTGTCGAGACCCGTCTCGGCGAGCCAGATGCCCGCGGCCGCCGCAGCCCTGAGCCGATCCCGGGTTCCGAAGAGATCATCCCGGCTGACGCCGTGGTCATCGCTTTCGGTTTCCGCCCGAGCCCGGCACCGTGGTTCCAGCAGTTCGACATTCAGACCGACAGCCAGGGGCGTGTTGTGGCACCAGAGAAGAACACCTTCAAGCACCAGACCAGCAACCCGAAGATCTTCGCCGGTGGCGATATGGTTCGCGGTTCTGACCTGGTGGTGACGGCGATCTTCGAAGGACGCAATGCTGCCGAAGGCATCCTGGATTACCTGGAAGTCTGA
- the hemE gene encoding uroporphyrinogen decarboxylase — MTALKNDRFLRALLKQPVDVTPVWMMRQAGRYLPEYRASRAKAGDFMSLCMNPQFACEVTMQPLDRYPLDAAILFSDILTIPDAMGQGLYFETGEGPRFKKVVSTLADIEALPIPDPQKDLGYVMDAVSTIRRELNGRVPLIGFSGSPWTLATYMVEGGSSKDFRKTKAMLYDNPQAMHLLLDKLAQSVISYLNGQIMAGAQAVQIFDTWGGNLSAAAYQEFSLAYMRKIVSGLIREHEGRKVPVILFTKNGGLWLESIADAGADALGLDWTCDIGEARQRVGNKVALQGNMDPTVLYAKPEAIRAEVGRILASYGHGTGHVFNLGHGITPEVDPEHAGAFINAVHELSAQYHQ, encoded by the coding sequence ATGACTGCCTTGAAGAACGATCGTTTTCTGCGCGCCCTGCTCAAGCAACCTGTAGACGTCACCCCTGTGTGGATGATGCGCCAGGCCGGCCGCTACCTGCCGGAGTACCGCGCCAGCCGCGCCAAGGCTGGTGACTTCATGAGCCTGTGCATGAACCCGCAGTTTGCCTGCGAGGTCACCATGCAGCCGCTGGACCGCTATCCGCTGGACGCGGCGATTCTGTTCTCGGACATCCTCACCATTCCCGATGCCATGGGCCAGGGCCTGTATTTCGAGACCGGCGAAGGCCCGCGTTTCAAGAAGGTCGTCAGCACCCTGGCCGATATCGAAGCCCTGCCGATCCCTGATCCACAGAAAGACCTCGGCTATGTGATGGACGCTGTCAGCACCATTCGCCGCGAGCTCAATGGCCGCGTACCGCTGATTGGTTTTTCCGGCAGCCCGTGGACCCTGGCGACCTACATGGTCGAAGGCGGCTCGTCGAAAGACTTCCGCAAGACCAAAGCCATGCTTTACGACAATCCGCAGGCCATGCACCTGCTGCTCGATAAACTGGCCCAGTCGGTTATCAGCTACCTCAATGGTCAGATCATGGCCGGTGCGCAAGCGGTGCAGATCTTCGACACCTGGGGCGGCAACCTGTCGGCGGCGGCCTATCAGGAGTTCTCGCTGGCCTACATGCGCAAAATCGTCAGCGGCCTGATCCGCGAACACGAAGGTCGCAAGGTGCCGGTGATCCTCTTCACCAAGAACGGTGGCCTGTGGCTGGAAAGCATCGCCGACGCCGGCGCCGATGCGCTGGGTCTGGACTGGACGTGCGATATCGGAGAAGCCCGCCAGCGCGTGGGCAACAAGGTTGCCCTGCAAGGCAACATGGATCCGACAGTGTTGTACGCCAAGCCTGAGGCCATCCGCGCCGAAGTCGGTCGTATCCTGGCCAGCTATGGTCATGGCACCGGGCATGTCTTCAACCTTGGCCACGGGATCACCCCGGAAGTTGATCCGGAGCATGCAGGTGCGTTCATCAACGCCGTGCACGAACTGTCGGCGCAGTACCACCAGTAA
- a CDS encoding MFS transporter, whose product MSPAPLDEIVANLNENWIEKGTPAFLRTVLALFCGGFATFALLYCVQPMMPLLSQEFSISAAQSSLILSVSTATLAIGLLITGPISDRFGRKPVMVFALFCAALCTIVSALMPSWHGVLLSRALLGLSLSGLAAVAMTYLSEEIHPQHIGLAMGLYIGGNAIGGMSGRLITGVLIDFVSWHTALLVIGSLALIAAAVFWKILPESRNFRPRSLGPRSLLEGFTLQFRDAGLPWLFLEAFLLMGAFVTLFNYIGYRLLAEPYHMSQALVGLLSVVYLSGIYSSAQIGALADRLGRRRVFWGTIVLMLGGLLLTLFSPLLLVIIGMLAFTFGFFGAHSVASSWIGRRATKAKGQASSLYLFSYYAGSSVAGTAGGVFWHEAGWNGIGLFIGSLLVVALLVALHLSKLPAKA is encoded by the coding sequence CTGTCCCCTGCTCCGCTCGACGAAATCGTCGCCAACCTCAACGAGAACTGGATTGAAAAGGGCACACCGGCCTTCCTGCGTACGGTGCTGGCGCTGTTCTGCGGTGGCTTTGCCACCTTCGCCCTGCTCTATTGCGTACAGCCCATGATGCCGCTGTTGTCCCAGGAGTTTTCCATCAGCGCGGCCCAAAGCAGCCTGATTCTCTCGGTATCGACGGCTACTCTGGCGATCGGCTTGCTGATCACCGGACCAATCTCCGACCGCTTCGGGCGCAAGCCGGTGATGGTCTTTGCATTGTTCTGCGCAGCGTTGTGCACCATCGTCAGCGCCCTGATGCCAAGTTGGCACGGCGTATTGCTGAGCCGCGCCCTGCTTGGGCTGTCGCTGAGCGGCCTGGCGGCAGTGGCGATGACTTATCTGAGTGAAGAGATTCACCCCCAGCACATCGGTCTGGCCATGGGGTTATACATCGGCGGAAACGCTATCGGCGGCATGAGTGGTCGTCTGATCACCGGCGTACTGATCGATTTTGTAAGCTGGCACACAGCGCTGCTGGTAATCGGTAGCCTGGCACTGATTGCAGCGGCCGTATTCTGGAAGATTCTTCCCGAGTCCCGTAACTTCCGCCCACGCTCGTTGGGCCCGCGCAGCCTACTCGAAGGCTTCACCCTGCAATTTCGCGATGCCGGATTGCCTTGGCTGTTCCTCGAGGCATTCCTGCTGATGGGCGCGTTCGTTACGCTGTTCAACTACATTGGCTACCGCCTGCTGGCCGAGCCTTACCACATGAGCCAGGCGTTGGTCGGCTTGCTCTCGGTGGTGTACTTGTCTGGTATCTACAGCTCGGCGCAAATTGGCGCCCTGGCGGACAGACTAGGTCGGCGCAGGGTGTTCTGGGGCACTATCGTGCTGATGCTTGGTGGTCTGCTGCTGACCTTGTTCAGCCCCTTGCTGCTGGTGATCATCGGCATGTTGGCGTTCACCTTCGGCTTCTTCGGCGCGCACTCGGTGGCCAGCAGCTGGATTGGACGGCGTGCGACCAAAGCCAAGGGCCAGGCGTCGTCGCTATACCTGTTCAGTTACTACGCGGGGTCGAGTGTGGCCGGTACAGCCGGTGGCGTGTTCTGGCATGAAGCAGGATGGAACGGGATCGGCCTGTTCATTGGCAGTTTGCTGGTGGTGGCACTGTTGGTGGCGTTGCATCTGAGCAAGTTGCCAGCCAAGGCCTGA
- the gltB gene encoding glutamate synthase large subunit: MKTGLYHPEEFKDNCGFGLIAHMTGEPSHHLLQTAVQALTCMTHRGGINADGKTGDGCGLLMQKPDQFLRAVALEHFGAELPKQYAVGMVFFNQDATKAEAARENMNREILAAGLQLVGWRKVPIDTSVLGRLALERLPQIEQVFIGAEGLSDQDFAIKLFSARRRSSVANAADTDHYICSFSHKTIIYKGLMMPADLVAFYPDLGDERLQTAICVFHQRFSTNTLPKWPLAQPFRFLAHNGEINTITGNRNWAQARRTKFENELIPDLEELGPLVNRVGSDSSSMDNMLELMVTGGIDLFRGVRMIIPPAWQNVETMDADLRAFYEYNSMHMEAWDGPAGVVLTEGRHAVCLLDRNGLRPARWVTTKNGYITLASEIGVWDYKPEDVIAKGRVGPGQIFAVDTETGQILDTDAIDNRLKSRHPYKRWLRQNALRIQADLSDDQGVASYDTDQLKQYMKMFQVTFEERDQVLRPLGEQGQEAVGSMGDDTPMAILSQRVRSTYDYFRQQFAQVTNPPIDPLREAIVMSLEICLGAERNIFQESPEHASRVILSSPVISPAKWRSLMNLDRPGFERQLIDLNYEESIGLEAAVRNIADQAEEAVRSGKTQLVLSDRHIAPGKLPAHASLAVGAVHHRLTELGLRCDSNILVETATARDPHHFAVLLGFGASAVYPYLAYEVLADLIRTGEVLGDLDEVFKYYRKGISKGLLKILSKMGISTIGSYRGAQLFEAVGLSEEVVGLSFKGVASRLKGARFVDIENEQKLLAAEAWSARKPIQQGGLLKFVHGGEYHAYNPDVVNTLQAAVQQGDYAKFKEYTALVDTRPVSMIRDLLKVKVADQPLALEEVEPLDAILKRFDSAGISLGALSPEAHEALAEAMNRLGARSNSGEGGEDPARYGTIRSSKIKQVATGRFGVTPEYLVNAEVLQIKVAQGAKPGEGGQLPGGKVNGLIAKLRYAVPGVTLISPPPHHDIYSIEDLSQLIFDLKQVNPQALVSVKLVAEAGVGTIAAGVAKAYADLITISGYDGGTGASPLTSIKYAGAPWELGLAETHQTLRGNDLRGKVRVQTDGGLKTGLDVIKAAILGAESFGFGTAPMIALGCKYLRICHLNNCATGVATQNDKLRKDHYIGTVDMVVNFFTYVAEETREWLAKLGVRSLGELIGRTDLLEMLPGETEKQKHLDLSPLLGSPHVSADKPQFCEVDRNPPFDKGVLAEKMVEMALPAIRDLAGAQFELDICNCDRSIGARISGEIARLHGNQGMANAPITFRFKGTAGQSFGVWNAGGLNMYLEGDANDYVGKGMTGGKLVIVPPAGSPFATQHSAIVGNTCLYGATGGKLFAAGTAGERFAVRNSGAHAIVEGTGDHCCEYMTGGFVCVLGKTGYNFGSGMTGGFAYVLDMDNSFVDKLNHELVEIQRISGEAMEAYRSHLSRVLGEYVEETGSEWGRELWENLDDYVRRFWLVKPKAANLKNLLSSTRANPQ, from the coding sequence ATGAAAACAGGTCTGTACCATCCCGAAGAATTCAAGGATAACTGTGGTTTCGGCCTGATCGCCCATATGACGGGTGAACCCAGCCACCACCTACTGCAAACAGCCGTTCAGGCGCTGACTTGCATGACCCACCGCGGTGGCATCAACGCCGACGGCAAGACCGGTGACGGTTGTGGTCTGTTAATGCAAAAGCCGGATCAGTTTCTGCGGGCTGTCGCCCTGGAACATTTCGGCGCCGAGCTGCCCAAGCAATATGCCGTTGGCATGGTGTTCTTCAATCAAGACGCCACCAAGGCTGAAGCGGCACGCGAAAACATGAATCGCGAGATTCTCGCAGCGGGCCTGCAACTGGTGGGCTGGCGCAAAGTGCCGATCGATACCAGCGTTCTGGGTCGACTGGCCTTGGAGCGCCTGCCGCAGATCGAGCAAGTGTTCATCGGTGCCGAAGGCCTGAGCGATCAAGATTTCGCCATCAAGCTGTTCAGCGCTCGTCGTCGCTCGTCGGTGGCCAACGCCGCCGACACCGACCACTACATCTGCAGTTTTTCGCACAAGACCATTATCTATAAAGGCCTGATGATGCCGGCGGATCTCGTCGCCTTCTATCCAGACCTGGGTGATGAGCGCCTACAAACCGCTATCTGCGTGTTCCACCAGCGTTTCTCCACCAATACCTTGCCGAAATGGCCGCTGGCGCAGCCGTTCCGCTTCCTCGCCCACAACGGCGAGATCAACACTATTACCGGTAACCGCAACTGGGCCCAGGCTCGGCGGACCAAGTTCGAAAACGAACTGATCCCTGATCTGGAAGAACTCGGCCCATTGGTGAACCGTGTCGGCTCCGACTCCTCGAGCATGGACAACATGCTCGAGCTGATGGTCACCGGTGGCATCGATCTGTTCCGTGGCGTGCGCATGATCATTCCGCCAGCGTGGCAGAACGTCGAGACCATGGACGCCGACCTGCGTGCCTTCTACGAATACAACTCCATGCACATGGAAGCGTGGGACGGCCCGGCGGGCGTGGTACTGACCGAAGGTCGCCATGCAGTCTGCCTGCTCGACCGCAACGGCCTGCGTCCGGCGCGCTGGGTCACCACCAAGAACGGCTACATCACCCTGGCGTCGGAAATCGGCGTGTGGGACTACAAGCCTGAAGACGTGATCGCCAAAGGCCGGGTCGGCCCAGGCCAGATCTTTGCCGTGGACACCGAAACCGGTCAGATCCTCGACACGGACGCCATCGACAATCGTCTCAAGTCGCGCCATCCGTACAAGCGCTGGCTGCGCCAGAATGCCTTGCGCATCCAGGCTGACTTGAGCGATGACCAGGGCGTGGCCAGCTACGACACTGATCAGCTCAAGCAATACATGAAAATGTTCCAGGTCACCTTCGAAGAGCGTGACCAGGTGCTGCGTCCGCTTGGCGAGCAAGGCCAGGAAGCCGTCGGCTCGATGGGCGACGATACGCCGATGGCGATTCTGTCCCAGCGCGTGCGCTCGACCTATGACTATTTCCGCCAGCAGTTCGCGCAGGTGACCAACCCGCCGATCGACCCGCTGCGTGAAGCAATCGTCATGTCGTTGGAGATCTGCCTCGGTGCCGAGCGCAACATTTTCCAGGAATCCCCTGAGCATGCCTCACGGGTGATTCTCAGCTCGCCAGTGATTTCGCCCGCCAAGTGGCGTTCGCTGATGAATCTTGATCGCCCGGGCTTCGAGCGCCAGCTGATCGACCTCAACTATGAGGAAAGCATTGGCCTGGAAGCTGCGGTGCGCAACATCGCCGACCAGGCTGAAGAAGCGGTGCGCAGCGGCAAGACCCAACTGGTGCTGAGCGACCGTCATATCGCTCCGGGCAAGCTGCCGGCGCATGCCTCGCTGGCCGTGGGCGCTGTTCACCATCGCCTGACCGAGCTGGGCCTGCGTTGCGACAGCAACATATTGGTAGAAACGGCTACCGCCCGTGACCCGCATCACTTTGCCGTGCTGCTCGGTTTCGGCGCCTCGGCGGTTTACCCGTACCTGGCCTATGAAGTACTGGCTGACTTGATCCGTACCGGCGAAGTGCTCGGCGACCTGGACGAAGTGTTCAAGTACTACCGCAAGGGCATCTCCAAGGGTCTGTTGAAGATTCTCTCGAAGATGGGTATTTCGACCATCGGTTCCTACCGCGGCGCTCAATTGTTCGAAGCCGTCGGTCTGTCCGAAGAAGTGGTGGGCCTGAGCTTCAAGGGCGTTGCCAGCCGTCTCAAGGGCGCACGCTTCGTCGACATCGAGAATGAACAGAAGCTGCTTGCTGCCGAAGCCTGGAGCGCGCGCAAGCCGATCCAGCAGGGTGGCCTGCTGAAGTTCGTTCACGGCGGCGAATACCACGCCTACAACCCGGATGTGGTCAACACACTGCAAGCTGCTGTACAACAGGGCGACTACGCCAAATTCAAGGAATACACCGCGTTGGTCGACACCCGTCCGGTGTCGATGATCCGTGACCTGCTCAAGGTCAAGGTCGCCGATCAGCCGTTGGCCCTGGAAGAAGTCGAGCCGCTGGACGCAATTCTCAAACGCTTCGATTCTGCTGGCATCTCCCTCGGCGCGTTGTCGCCTGAGGCGCATGAAGCGCTGGCCGAAGCCATGAACCGCCTTGGGGCACGCTCCAACTCCGGTGAAGGCGGTGAAGATCCGGCGCGTTACGGCACGATCCGCAGCTCCAAGATCAAGCAGGTTGCTACCGGTCGTTTCGGCGTTACGCCTGAATACCTGGTCAACGCCGAAGTGCTGCAGATCAAGGTTGCCCAGGGCGCCAAGCCCGGAGAGGGCGGCCAACTGCCTGGCGGCAAGGTCAACGGCCTGATTGCCAAGCTGCGCTATGCCGTACCTGGCGTAACCCTGATTTCGCCACCACCGCATCACGACATCTATTCGATTGAAGACTTGTCGCAGCTGATTTTCGACCTCAAGCAGGTCAACCCTCAGGCGCTGGTATCGGTCAAGCTGGTGGCCGAGGCGGGTGTCGGCACGATCGCTGCCGGTGTAGCCAAGGCTTATGCAGACCTGATCACCATCTCCGGCTATGACGGTGGTACTGGTGCCTCGCCGCTGACCTCGATCAAGTACGCCGGTGCACCGTGGGAGCTGGGCCTGGCTGAAACGCATCAGACCCTGCGCGGCAATGACCTGCGTGGCAAGGTCCGGGTACAGACCGACGGTGGTCTGAAAACCGGCCTGGACGTCATCAAGGCAGCCATTCTCGGCGCCGAAAGCTTTGGCTTCGGTACCGCGCCCATGATCGCCCTGGGCTGCAAATACCTGCGTATCTGTCACCTGAACAACTGCGCCACCGGCGTCGCCACTCAGAACGACAAGCTGCGAAAGGATCACTACATCGGCACCGTCGATATGGTGGTGAATTTCTTCACCTACGTGGCCGAAGAGACCCGTGAGTGGCTGGCCAAGCTGGGTGTTCGCAGCCTCGGCGAGTTGATCGGGCGTACCGATCTGCTGGAAATGCTCCCCGGCGAGACCGAGAAGCAGAAGCACCTGGACCTCAGCCCGCTGTTGGGCAGCCCGCACGTGTCGGCCGACAAACCGCAGTTCTGCGAAGTCGACCGTAACCCGCCCTTCGACAAGGGTGTGCTGGCCGAGAAGATGGTCGAAATGGCCCTGCCGGCTATTCGCGACCTGGCCGGTGCCCAGTTCGAACTGGATATCTGCAACTGCGACCGTTCCATCGGTGCACGCATCTCTGGCGAAATCGCCCGTTTGCACGGCAACCAGGGCATGGCCAACGCGCCGATCACCTTCCGCTTCAAAGGAACGGCTGGTCAGAGCTTTGGTGTGTGGAACGCCGGCGGCCTGAACATGTACCTCGAAGGTGATGCCAACGACTACGTCGGTAAAGGCATGACCGGCGGCAAGCTGGTTATCGTGCCGCCTGCAGGCAGCCCGTTCGCCACCCAGCACAGTGCCATTGTCGGCAACACCTGTCTGTACGGCGCCACTGGCGGCAAGCTGTTCGCTGCTGGCACCGCGGGCGAGCGCTTTGCCGTGCGTAACTCCGGTGCCCACGCGATTGTCGAGGGTACAGGCGATCACTGCTGTGAATACATGACCGGTGGTTTTGTCTGCGTTTTGGGCAAGACCGGTTACAACTTCGGCTCTGGCATGACGGGCGGTTTCGCCTACGTACTGGACATGGACAACAGCTTCGTAGACAAGCTCAACCATGAACTGGTGGAAATCCAGCGCATCAGTGGCGAAGCGATGGAGGCCTACCGTAGCCACCTTTCGCGCGTGCTGGGCGAATACGTCGAAGAAACCGGCAGCGAATGGGGGCGTGAGCTCTGGGAAAACCTGGACGACTACGTGCGTCGCTTCTGGCTGGTCAAGCCGAAGGCGGCAAACCTGAAGAACCTGCTGTCCAGCACCCGCGCCAACCCACAGTAA
- a CDS encoding YgiW/YdeI family stress tolerance OB fold protein — protein MKTRYLALLLAPLFSTAALAAGYTGPGAQPVTTVAAANDAADDTPVVLQGFVIKKLNNDDKFEFKDNTGTITVEIDNEDMPAVPFNDKTKVKLTGEVEKKLMSREIDVDLVEVIN, from the coding sequence ATGAAAACTCGTTATCTCGCTCTGCTGCTTGCCCCTCTGTTCAGCACCGCCGCCCTGGCCGCCGGCTATACCGGTCCAGGCGCTCAGCCGGTGACCACGGTTGCCGCAGCCAACGATGCTGCTGACGACACCCCAGTGGTCCTGCAGGGCTTTGTGATCAAGAAGCTGAACAACGACGACAAGTTCGAGTTCAAGGACAATACGGGCACCATCACTGTCGAAATCGACAATGAAGACATGCCGGCAGTGCCTTTCAACGACAAGACCAAGGTCAAGCTGACCGGTGAAGTCGAGAAGAAACTGATGAGCCGTGAAATTGATGTCGATCTGGTTGAAGTGATCAACTGA